The Streptomyces sp. NBC_00659 genomic interval AAGTCCGCCAGGCACAGCCGGCGGCCGCGGCTCTGGCGGGGGAAGGTGAACCGGGTCCGCTCGTTGCCCTGGTCGTCGAGGATGATCAGGTCGTCGTCCTTGGAGACGCAGGGGAAGTAGCCGTAGACCACGGCGGCTTCCAGCAGGTTGTCCCGCTGGAGGCGGTCGAGCAGCCCGCGCAGTCGCGGCCGGCCCTCGGTCTCGACGAGTTCCTCGTAGGTCGGGCCGTCGCCGGCGCGGGCCTGCTTGAGGCCCCACTGACCCTTGAAGAGGGCGCCCTCGTCCAGCCAGGAGGCGTACTCCTTGAGCTGGATGCCCTTGATCACGCGGGTGCCGGTGAAGGGGGCCTTCGGTACGGGGTTGTCGGTGGAGATGTCGGAGCGGACGTGGCCCTCCTGCGGGCGCTCCTCGATCTCGGCGGACGCGGTGGCCCGCACCCGGCGCTGCTTGAGTTCGGGCAGGACCGCGCCGGGCACTCCGCGCTTGACGCCGATCAGGGCGTCCATCAGGCGCAGGCCCTCGAAGGCGTCGCGGGCGTAGCGGACCTCGCCCTGGTAGATCTCGTGGAGGTCCTGTTCGACGTAGGCGCGGGTCAGGGCGGCGCCGCCGAGGATGACGGGGTAGTCGGCGGACATGCCGCGCTGGTTGAGCTCCTCCAGGTTCTCCTTCATGATCACTGTGGATTTGACCAGGAGTCCGGACATGCCGATGACGTCGGCCCTGTGCTCCCGGGCGGCGTCCAGGATCGCGGAGACGGGCTGCTTGATGCCGAGGTTGACGACGTTGTAGCCGTTGTTGGACAGGATGATGTCGACGAGGTTCTTGCCGATGTCGTGGACGTCGCCGCGCACGGTGGCCAGCACGATGGTGCCCTTGCCCTCGGAGTCCGACTTCTCCATGTGGGGTTCGAGGTAGGCGACGGCCGTCTTCATGACCTCGGCGGACTGCAGCACGAACGGCAGCTGCATCTGGCCGGAGCCGAACAGTTCACCGACCACCTTCATGCCGTCCAGCAGCGTCTCGTTGACGATGTCGAGGGCCGGACGGTCCTGCAGCGCCTCGGCCAGGTCGGTCTCCAGGCCGTTCTTCTCCCCGTCGATGATCCGCCGCTTGAGGCGTTCGTCCAGCGGCAGCGCGGCCAGCTCCTCGGCCTTGCCCGCCTTCAGCGACTTGGTGGTGGCGCCCTCGAACAGCGCCATCAGCTTCTGCAGCGGGTCATATCCCTCGGCCCTGCGGTCATGAATGAGGTCGAGGGCGGTGGTGACCTCCTCCTCGCTGAACCGGGCGATCGGCAGGATCTTGGAGGCGTGCACGATCGCCGAGTCCAGGCCCGCCCTGACACACTCGTCGAGGAAGACCGAGTTGAGCAGGATGCGGGCGGCCGGGTTCAGACCGAAGGAGATGTTGGACAGGCCGAGCGTGGTCTGCACGTCCGGGCGGCGGCGCTTGAGCTCGCGGATCGCCTCGATCGTCGCGATGCCGTCCTTGCGGGACTCCTCCTGACCGGTACAGATCGTGAAGGTCAGGGTGTCGATGAGGATGTCGGACTCATGGATGCCCCAGTTGCCCGTCAGGTCCTCGATGAGGCGTTCGGCGATGGCGACCTTGGTCTCCACCGTGCGGGCCTGGCCCTGTTCGTCGATGGTCAGCGCGATCAGCGCGGCACCGTGCTCGCGGGCGAGCTGGGTGACCTTCGCGAACCGGGACTCGGGTCCGTCGCCGTCCTCGTAGTTGACCGAGTTCAGGACCGCACGTCCGCCCAGGCGCTCCAGGCCCGCACGCAGCACCGGAACCTCGGTGGAGTCCAGCACGATCGGCAGCGTGGAGGCGGTGGCGAACCGGCCGGCCAGCTCGTCCATGTCCGCGACCCCGTCCCGGCCGACGTAGTCGACGCACAGGTCGAGCATGTGCGCGCCCTCACGGATCTGGTCGCGGGCCATCTCCACACAGTCGTCCCAGCGCCCCTCCAGCATCGCCTCGCGGAACTTCTTCGAGCCGTTGGCGTTGGTGCGCTCACCGATCGCCATGTAGGCGGTGTCCTGGCGGAAGGAGACCGTCTGGTAGAGCGAGGCCGCACCGGGCTCGGGCCGCGGGCTGCGCTCGGGGGGCGTCAGACCGTTCACCCGCTCCACCACCTGGCGCAGATGCTCGGGGGTCGTGCCGCAACAGCCGCCGATCAGGGACAGGCCGTAATCCCGGACGAAGTTCTCCTGCGCGTCGGCCAGGCCCTCCGCGTCGAGCGGGAAATGGGCGCCGTTCTTCGTCAGGACCGGCAGACCCGCGTTCGGCATGCACAGCAGGGGGATGCGGGAGTGCCGGGTGAGGTAGCGCAGGTGCTCGCTCATCTCGGCGGGGCCGGTCGAGCAGTTCAGGCCGATCATGTCGATGCCCAGCGGCTCCAGCGCGGTCAGCGCCGCACCGATCTCCGAGCCCAGCAGCATCGTGCCGGTCGTCTCGAAAGCCATCGAGACCACCAGCGGCACCCGCACCCCGGTCGCCTCCATCGCACGGTGCGCGCCCAGCACGGAGGACTTCGTCTGCAGCAGGTCCTGGGTGGTCTCCACGATCAGCGCGTCGGCACCGCCCGCGAGCAGGCCCTCGGCATTGGCCTGGAAACCGTCACGCAGCGTCCCGTAGGAGACATGGCCGAGCGTGGGCAGCTTCGTGCCCGGACCGATCGAGCCCAGCACCCAGCGCTGACGGCCGTCACGGGCACCGAAGGAGTCGGCGACCTCACGGGCGATCCTGGCCCCGGCCTCGGAAAGCTCATGGACACGGTCCGCGATGTCGTACTCCGCCATCGCCGAGTGATTCGCACCGAAGGTGTTCGTCTCCACGCAGTCGACGCCGACCTCGAAGTACGCCTCGTGGACGGAGCGCACGATGTCGGGGCGGGTGACGTTCAGGATCTCGTTGCAGCCTTCCAGCTGCTGGAAGTCCTCCAGGGTGGGGTCCTGCTCCTGGAGCATCGTGCCCATCGCGCCGTCGGCCACCACCACACGGGTGGCGAGCGCTTCTCGGAGTGCTTCGGTTCGCTTCCGGCCTTCGGAAAGACCGGACGAAAGGGACGGGTTCGGCAACGAGGCCATGAAGGTGCTCCCTGGAGTGCGACGGCTGTCGGCTTTGCGCTTCCCATGGAAGGCGCACGCCGTCAGGGTATCCGCAGCACCGCGAATCAGGCATGGGCGTCCACGACACGGACGGTCGTGGCATGGGTGACGGCGGTGTGGAGACGGACGGAACGTGGGGCGACCACCCATTGGCGGGAGCTCGGTGACGACCGGTAGTGTTCGACATTGCCGAACGGGAGCGGGTAGTCGCGCCGGCGGTCGAAGGGGACGGAGGCAGCACGGCGATGGCACGGAACATCCAGTCGCTCGAACGGGCAGCGGCCATGCTGCGGCTGCTCGCGGGCGGCGAGCGACAGCTCGGCCTGTCGGACATCGCCTCCTCGCTGGGCCTGGCCAAGGGTACGGCCCACGGCATCCTGCGCACCCTCCAGCAGGAGGGGTTCGTCGAGCAGGACACGGTCTCCGGGCGCTATCAACTGGGCGCCGAACTGCTGCGACTGGGCACCACGTACCTCGACGTCCACGAACTGCGTGCGCGCGCCCTGGTGTGGACCGACGACCTGGCCCGCTCCAGCGGCGAGAGCGTCTACCTGGGCGTGCTGCACCAGCAGGGCGTCCTGATCGTGCACCACGTCTTCCGGCCGGACGACAGCCGGCAGGTCCTGGAGGTGGGGGCGATGCAGCCTCTGCACTCCACGGCCCTGGGCAAGGTGCTGTCGGCGTACGACCCGGTGGCGCACAGCGAGGTCCTGGAGGTCGAGCGCAAGGCGTTCACCCCGCGGACGATCAGCGAACTGGACGACTTCGAGGGCGTCCTCGACGTGACCCGCGCGCGAGGGTACGCGGACGACGTCGAGGAGACGTGGACGGGGGTCGCCTCGGTGGCCGCCCCGATCCACAACCGGCGCCGCATGCCGGTGGGCGCGGTGGGCATCACCGGGGCCGTGGAGCGGGTGTGCAAGGACGGGGAGCTGCGTCCGGAACTGGTCGCCGCGGTGCGCGACTGCGCCCGCGCGGTATCGCGCGACCTGGGCGCCGGCCGGTTCTGACGCGAACGCCGTTCGCCGGGCCGTCCCACCGCGCGCTGTCCGTGGAACACCTGACGTCTGTCAGCCGCCAGGGGCCGTTCGACGCCTGGGGCCCACCGTTCGCCTGACGACCCGAACACTGTTCGCCCGGCGGCCCTGACCGTACACACCGCCCGCCGGGCGGTTTCGACCCGTACGCCGTTCGCGCAACCGTTCCCGGACGCACACCGTCACGGGTCCCTTCCGACGCGCGCGTCGGCCTCGGCGTGCGCCGCTCCCGGTCTCGTACCCGGCGAGGTCCGGGATTCACAGCGGCCGAGGCCGGGATTCACAGGAGCCGAGGCCGGGAAGCGGAATGCTTCCCGGCCTTCTTCGCATGCCCTCGGACGAGTGACGACGCACCGATAGCACACATCAATCAATAACGATCGCGTTTTCGATAACCGAACCCTTGACGAGGCGACGAAGCGAGAGCGAGACTCCCGTCCATCGGTCGGCATTGTCGAACACCTACCGGCAATAGACGTTAGGGTGTGGCAATGCCGGGGCCGACATCGCTCTCACTCCCCGAGAGCACGAACCACCGGAGGGACCCGGGGTTCGGCTTCCCCTGGACGAAGGACAAAGGAGTCGCGGGTGTCCAGCTCCGACATCTTCATCGGCGAGACCATCGGTACCGCCGTTCTCATCCTGCTGGGCGGTGGCGTGTGCGCCGCCGTCACGCTGAAGGCCTCCAAGGCGCGAGCCGCCGGATGGCTGGCCATCGCCTTCGGGTGGGGCTTCGCGGTCATGACCGCGGTCTACATCTCGGCGCCGCTGTCCGGCGCGCACCTCAACCCGGCCGTCTCCCTCGCCCTCGCGATCAAGGACGACGACTACAGCAACCTCGCCACCTACTGGGGCGGGCAGCTGCTCGGCGCCATGATCGGCGCGGCGCTGGTCTGGGTGGCCTACTACGGCCAGTTCCTCGCGCACCTCACCGACCGCGAGATCGTCGGCGGTCCGGGTGCGCAGGCCACCAGGACCAAGGCCGTCGAGGCCCAGGAGACCGGCGCGGGACCGGTGCTCGGCATCTTCTCCACCGGCCCCGAGATCCGTAACGCCGTGCAGAACCTCGCCACCGAGATCATCGGCACCGTGGTGCTGATCCTCGCGATCCTCACGCAGGGACTGAACAACGACGGCGACG includes:
- the metH gene encoding methionine synthase, with product MASLPNPSLSSGLSEGRKRTEALREALATRVVVADGAMGTMLQEQDPTLEDFQQLEGCNEILNVTRPDIVRSVHEAYFEVGVDCVETNTFGANHSAMAEYDIADRVHELSEAGARIAREVADSFGARDGRQRWVLGSIGPGTKLPTLGHVSYGTLRDGFQANAEGLLAGGADALIVETTQDLLQTKSSVLGAHRAMEATGVRVPLVVSMAFETTGTMLLGSEIGAALTALEPLGIDMIGLNCSTGPAEMSEHLRYLTRHSRIPLLCMPNAGLPVLTKNGAHFPLDAEGLADAQENFVRDYGLSLIGGCCGTTPEHLRQVVERVNGLTPPERSPRPEPGAASLYQTVSFRQDTAYMAIGERTNANGSKKFREAMLEGRWDDCVEMARDQIREGAHMLDLCVDYVGRDGVADMDELAGRFATASTLPIVLDSTEVPVLRAGLERLGGRAVLNSVNYEDGDGPESRFAKVTQLAREHGAALIALTIDEQGQARTVETKVAIAERLIEDLTGNWGIHESDILIDTLTFTICTGQEESRKDGIATIEAIRELKRRRPDVQTTLGLSNISFGLNPAARILLNSVFLDECVRAGLDSAIVHASKILPIARFSEEEVTTALDLIHDRRAEGYDPLQKLMALFEGATTKSLKAGKAEELAALPLDERLKRRIIDGEKNGLETDLAEALQDRPALDIVNETLLDGMKVVGELFGSGQMQLPFVLQSAEVMKTAVAYLEPHMEKSDSEGKGTIVLATVRGDVHDIGKNLVDIILSNNGYNVVNLGIKQPVSAILDAAREHRADVIGMSGLLVKSTVIMKENLEELNQRGMSADYPVILGGAALTRAYVEQDLHEIYQGEVRYARDAFEGLRLMDALIGVKRGVPGAVLPELKQRRVRATASAEIEERPQEGHVRSDISTDNPVPKAPFTGTRVIKGIQLKEYASWLDEGALFKGQWGLKQARAGDGPTYEELVETEGRPRLRGLLDRLQRDNLLEAAVVYGYFPCVSKDDDLIILDDQGNERTRFTFPRQSRGRRLCLADFFRPEESGETDVVGLQVVTVGSRIGEETAKLFEANAYRDYLELHGLSVQLAEALAEYWHARVRSELGFAGEDPSEVEDMFALKYRGARFSLGYGACPNLEDRAKIAQLLEPERIGVHLSEEFQLHPEQSTDAIVIHHPEAKYFNAR
- a CDS encoding MIP/aquaporin family protein, giving the protein MSSSDIFIGETIGTAVLILLGGGVCAAVTLKASKARAAGWLAIAFGWGFAVMTAVYISAPLSGAHLNPAVSLALAIKDDDYSNLATYWGGQLLGAMIGAALVWVAYYGQFLAHLTDREIVGGPGAQATRTKAVEAQETGAGPVLGIFSTGPEIRNAVQNLATEIIGTVVLILAILTQGLNNDGDGLGVLGALITSFVVVGIGLSLGGPTGYAINPARDLGPRIVHALLPLPNKGGSDWSYAWIPVVGPLIGGAIAAGIYNVAFA
- a CDS encoding IclR family transcriptional regulator, which codes for MARNIQSLERAAAMLRLLAGGERQLGLSDIASSLGLAKGTAHGILRTLQQEGFVEQDTVSGRYQLGAELLRLGTTYLDVHELRARALVWTDDLARSSGESVYLGVLHQQGVLIVHHVFRPDDSRQVLEVGAMQPLHSTALGKVLSAYDPVAHSEVLEVERKAFTPRTISELDDFEGVLDVTRARGYADDVEETWTGVASVAAPIHNRRRMPVGAVGITGAVERVCKDGELRPELVAAVRDCARAVSRDLGAGRF